A genome region from Populus alba chromosome 5, ASM523922v2, whole genome shotgun sequence includes the following:
- the LOC118051455 gene encoding sugar transporter ESL1 isoform X1, which produces MEGDGIEEGLESATSPLLLGDKSTGSTTTSNQHSITPVLVFSTFVALCGSFSYGCSVGYSSPAESGIMKDLGLSVAAYSVFGSIVTIGGMVGAILSGKMADLIGRRGTMWTCQIICMAGWLAIAFAKKAWCLDIGRFLVGVAIGILTYVVPVYISEITPKNLRGRFTSANQLLVCCGFAVTYFVGSIASWRALSLIATIPSIVQIVCLFFVPESPRWLAKLGHEKEFEASLQRLRGTNSDVSEEAVDIRDAIEILKQTSAETRTLELFQRRYAYAVIVGVGLILLQTFGGNSAVSYYLGTIFAKANVSTSSGPIIFALLQIPTSVATVLLMDLFGRRTLLMVSATTSCLCLFLVGLSFCFQESHNLKELTPILTLVGILGFGCGFAIGMSGIPWVIMAEIFPVNVKASAGSLVVLTSWASSWVVTYTFNFMLEWSSAGTFFIFSGMCALTILFVWKLVPETEGKNIRRNTININHSDPWTKLGDSENIEMVFSLTTLFY; this is translated from the exons ATGGAGGGAGACGGCatagaagaagggctggaatcAGCAACAAGCCCTCTACTTCTCGGAGATAAGAGCACCGGCAGTACAACAACCAGCAACCAGCACTCCATCACTCCCGTTCTCGTCTTCAGCACCTTTGTTGCTCTCTGTGGTTCCTTCAGCTATGGATGTTCT GTGGGTTACTCGTCGCCTGCTGAGTCTGGAATCATGAAAGATTTAGGCCTCTCTGTTGCAGCA TACTCTGTTTTTGGTTCGATAGTGACAATAGGAGGGATGGTAGGTGCAATTTTAAGTGGGAAGATGGCAGATCTCATCGGTCGAAGAGGA ACGATGTGGACATGTCAGATAATTTGCATGGCAGGCTGGCTTGCAATAGCATTTGCTAAG AAAGCTTGGTGTCTGGACATTGGAAGATTCTTAGTCGGTGTTGCAATCGGGATTCTTACTTATGTG GTGCCTGTATATATTTCAGAAATTACTCCTAAGAATCTCAGGGGACGATTTACCTCAGCCAATCAG TTGTTAGTATGTTGTGGCTTTGCAGTAACGTATTTTGTTGGAAGTATTGCAAGCTGGCGTGCCTTGTCTCTTATAG CTACTATTCCAAGCATTGTGCAAattgtatgtttatttttcGTCCCAGAGTCTCCAAGATGGCTG GCAAAACTTGGCCATGAAAAGGAGTTTGAAGCTTCTTTGCAACGTCTCAGGGGAACAAACTCAGATGTTTCCGAAGAAGCAGTTGATATCAGA GATGCTATAGAAATTTTGAAACAGACCTCAGCTGAAACTAGAACCTTAGAGTTGTTCCAGAGGAGATATGCTTATGCAGTTATT GTTGGAGTAGGGCTGATATTACTACAAACATTTGGAGGAAATAGTGCAGTGTCATATTATCTTGGTACCATATTTGCTAAAGCTA ATGTTTCAACCTCCTCTGGTCCTATAATTTTTGCTCTTTTACAG ATTCCAACATCTGTTGCAACTGTACTCTTAATGGATTTATTTGGAAGACGGACACTTCTTATG GTTTCAGCTACCACATCATGCTTATGCTTGTTCCTTGTAGGATTATCGTTTTGCTTCCAG GAATCCCACAACCTGAAAGAGCTCACTCCAATATTGACTTTGGTTGGCATATTG GGTTTCGGCTGCGGTTTTGCCATAGGCATGTCAGGAATACCTTGGGTTATAATGGCAGAG ATATTTCCTGTAAATGTTAAGGCATCAGCAGGAAGCCTAGTGGTTTTAACCAGCTGGGCTAGTTCTTGGGTTGTGACATACACATTTAATTTTATGCTGGAGTGGAGCTCAGCTG GGACCTTCTTCATCTTCAGTGGAATGTGTGCTTTAACTATTCTATTCGTATGGAAGTTGGTGCCAGAGACGGAAGGGAAGAACATTAGAAGAAATACAATCAACATTAATCACTCAGATCCCTGGACAAAACTCGGTGATAGCGAAAACATAGAGATGGTGTTTAGCTTAACGACACTGTTTTACTga
- the LOC118051455 gene encoding sugar transporter ESL1 isoform X2, whose amino-acid sequence MEGDGIEEGLESATSPLLLGDKSTGSTTTSNQHSITPVLVFSTFVALCGSFSYGCSVGYSSPAESGIMKDLGLSVAAYSVFGSIVTIGGMVGAILSGKMADLIGRRGTMWTCQIICMAGWLAIAFAKKAWCLDIGRFLVGVAIGILTYVKLLLRISGDDLPQPISNVFCWKYCKLACLVSYSYYSKHCANCMFIFRPRVSKMAGESNAKLGHEKEFEASLQRLRGTNSDVSEEAVDIRDAIEILKQTSAETRTLELFQRRYAYAVIVGVGLILLQTFGGNSAVSYYLGTIFAKANVSTSSGPIIFALLQIPTSVATVLLMDLFGRRTLLMVSATTSCLCLFLVGLSFCFQESHNLKELTPILTLVGILGFGCGFAIGMSGIPWVIMAEIFPVNVKASAGSLVVLTSWASSWVVTYTFNFMLEWSSAGTFFIFSGMCALTILFVWKLVPETEGKNIRRNTININHSDPWTKLGDSENIEMVFSLTTLFY is encoded by the exons ATGGAGGGAGACGGCatagaagaagggctggaatcAGCAACAAGCCCTCTACTTCTCGGAGATAAGAGCACCGGCAGTACAACAACCAGCAACCAGCACTCCATCACTCCCGTTCTCGTCTTCAGCACCTTTGTTGCTCTCTGTGGTTCCTTCAGCTATGGATGTTCT GTGGGTTACTCGTCGCCTGCTGAGTCTGGAATCATGAAAGATTTAGGCCTCTCTGTTGCAGCA TACTCTGTTTTTGGTTCGATAGTGACAATAGGAGGGATGGTAGGTGCAATTTTAAGTGGGAAGATGGCAGATCTCATCGGTCGAAGAGGA ACGATGTGGACATGTCAGATAATTTGCATGGCAGGCTGGCTTGCAATAGCATTTGCTAAG AAAGCTTGGTGTCTGGACATTGGAAGATTCTTAGTCGGTGTTGCAATCGGGATTCTTACTTATGTG AAATTACTCCTAAGAATCTCAGGGGACGATTTACCTCAGCCAATCAG TAACGTATTTTGTTGGAAGTATTGCAAGCTGGCGTGCCTTGTCTCTTATAG CTACTATTCCAAGCATTGTGCAAattgtatgtttatttttcGTCCCAGAGTCTCCAAGATGGCTGGTGAGTCCAAT GCAAAACTTGGCCATGAAAAGGAGTTTGAAGCTTCTTTGCAACGTCTCAGGGGAACAAACTCAGATGTTTCCGAAGAAGCAGTTGATATCAGA GATGCTATAGAAATTTTGAAACAGACCTCAGCTGAAACTAGAACCTTAGAGTTGTTCCAGAGGAGATATGCTTATGCAGTTATT GTTGGAGTAGGGCTGATATTACTACAAACATTTGGAGGAAATAGTGCAGTGTCATATTATCTTGGTACCATATTTGCTAAAGCTA ATGTTTCAACCTCCTCTGGTCCTATAATTTTTGCTCTTTTACAG ATTCCAACATCTGTTGCAACTGTACTCTTAATGGATTTATTTGGAAGACGGACACTTCTTATG GTTTCAGCTACCACATCATGCTTATGCTTGTTCCTTGTAGGATTATCGTTTTGCTTCCAG GAATCCCACAACCTGAAAGAGCTCACTCCAATATTGACTTTGGTTGGCATATTG GGTTTCGGCTGCGGTTTTGCCATAGGCATGTCAGGAATACCTTGGGTTATAATGGCAGAG ATATTTCCTGTAAATGTTAAGGCATCAGCAGGAAGCCTAGTGGTTTTAACCAGCTGGGCTAGTTCTTGGGTTGTGACATACACATTTAATTTTATGCTGGAGTGGAGCTCAGCTG GGACCTTCTTCATCTTCAGTGGAATGTGTGCTTTAACTATTCTATTCGTATGGAAGTTGGTGCCAGAGACGGAAGGGAAGAACATTAGAAGAAATACAATCAACATTAATCACTCAGATCCCTGGACAAAACTCGGTGATAGCGAAAACATAGAGATGGTGTTTAGCTTAACGACACTGTTTTACTga
- the LOC118051453 gene encoding uncharacterized protein, giving the protein MYDNLIVPWLSYPIFFRLFSSFSSALRNQKVMALALRFRCVAVLVFLLSSPRALPVVKVEAAALDLFTDKEALLSLKSQVTTDPSNTLSSWNNNSSPCNWTRVSCNQMNQRVIGLDLSGLRLTGSISPNIGNLSLLRSLHLQGNQFTGVIPDQIGALSRLSVLNISFNSINGPIPLNITKCLNLQILDLMQNEISGAIPEELSSLKSLEILNLGGNKLWGTISPSFANISSLLTLNLATNNLGGMIPDDFGRFENLKHLDLSINNLTGNVPLSLYNISSLVFLAVASNQLRGEIPVDVGDRLPNLLNFNFCINKFSGSIPWSLHNLTNIQSIRMAHNLLSGYVPSGLRNLPELQMYNIGYNQIKSSGDEGLNFLTSFINSSYLNFLAIDGNLLEGLIPESIGNLSGSLRSLYLGGNRIYGRIPTSIRHLRSLALLNISYNYVSGEIPPEIGELTNLQELHLAANKISGRIPNSLGKLQKLNKIDLSANDLVGSLPTTFVNFQKLVSMDLSSNSLSGSIPKEIFSLSSLSATLNLSSNQLTGSLPQEIKGLENVAAADFSHNHLSGSIPDSIGSWKSLERLFMENNMFSGVIPATLGDVKGLEILDLSSNQISGIIPNNLENLQALHLLNLSFNDLEGLLPKEGAFINLSRIHVEGNSKLCLDLTCWNNQHRKRTSTAIYIVIASIATVAVCSVIAVLLCVRKRKGKIMPRADSIKLQHPTITYRELRKATGSFDTGNLIGKGSFGSVYKGELGDGTVVAVKVLDIEKYGSWKSFLAECEALKNVRHRNLIKLVTSCSSIDVKGFQFVALVYDYMHNGSLEEWIKGSKRRLDGGLLNILERLNVAIDVACAVDYLHHDCEIPVVHCDLKPSNVLFDKDMTAKVGDFGLAKLLAERGADQQPITCTGGLRGSIGYIPPEYGLGLRPSTPGDVYSYGVMLLELFTGKSPTHEIFSGGSSIIKWVESAFPASIEQVVDPELFTGKSPTHECLITILGVGLSCTVDSPDRRTNMRESLLKLKTARDTLLKPPLDHKPDLDLEAGIGSSAA; this is encoded by the exons ATGTACGATAACCTCATCGTTCCTTGGCTCAGTTACCCGAtatttttcagattgttttcttccttttctagtGCCCTCAGAAACCAGAAAGTTATGGCTTTAGCATTGCGTTTTCGCTGTGTTgctgttttagtttttctattatCATCCCCACGTGCACTTCCAGTGGTGAAGGTGGAGGCTGCTGCTTTGGACCTTTTCACTGACAAGGAAGCACTGCTTTCGCTTAAATCTCAGGTAACCACTGATCCTTCAAATACTCTGTCCTCATGGAACAACAACTCCAGCCCCTGTAACTGGACTCGTGTTAGCTGCAACCAGATGAATCAAAGAGTCATTGGCCTTGATTTGTCTGGCCTTAGATTAACAGGTTCCATTAGCCCAAATATTGGAAACCTATCCCTCCTTCGCTCACTCCATCTACAAGGGAACCAATTTACAGGAGTTATTCCTGATCAAATTGGTGCTCTTTCCCGTCTGAGCGTCCTTAATATTAGCTTTAACAGCATCAATGGTCCAATACCTTTGAACATAACCAAGTGCTTAAATCTCCAGATCCTGGACTTGATGCAGAATGAGATCTCAGGAGCAATTCCTGAGGAACTCAGCAGCCTAAAAAGCCTTGAAATCCTTAATCTGGGTGGAAACAAGCTCTGGGGTACGATCTCACCATCTTTTGCAAACATTTCCTCTCTTCTCACCCTAAATCTAGCCACCAATAATCTTGGCGGAATGATCCCTGACGATTTTGGTCGTTTTGAGAATCTAAAACATCTAGACCTTAGTATCAATAATCTCACCGGCAATGTTCCTCTATCCCTGTACAAcatttcttctttggttttCCTCGCTGTTGCTTCAAACCAACTGCGAGGTGAAATCCCAGTTGATGTTGGAGATAGACTCCCAAATCTTTTGAACTTCAATTTTTGCATTAACAAATTTTCTGGTTCAATTCCATGGTCTTTGCATAATCTTACAAACATACAGAGCATCCGTATGGCACACAATCTTCTGAGTGGATATGTGCCATCAGGACTTAGAAATCTTCCTGAATTGCAAATGTATAACATTGGCTACAATCAGATAAAAAGTTCTGGTGATGAGGGTCTCAATTTTCTCACTTCTTTCATAAACAGTAGCTATCTTAACTTTCTTGCCATTGATGGCAATCTTCTGGAGGGTCTCATTCCGGAATCCATTGGAAATCTCTCGGGTTCTCTTAGAAGTTTATACTTGGGGGGGAATAGAATATATGGAAGGATACCTACCTCAATCAGACATCTTAGAAGCTTGGCGTTGCTAAATATAAGCTATAATTATGTTTCTGGTGAGATTCCACCAGAAATCGGCGAGCTTACAAATCTGCAAGAGTTGCATTTGGCTGCAAATAAGATATCGGGCAGAATCCCAAACTCCCTTGGAAAGCTCCAAAAACTGAATAAAATTGATCTTTCTGCTAACGACTTGGTAGGAAGTCTGCCCACAACTTTTGTTAATTTCCAGAAATTGGTGTCCATGGATCTATCCAGCAACAGCCTCAGCGGAAGCATCCCGAAAGAAATTTTCAGTCTCTCCAGTTTGAGTGCAACTCTGAACTTGTCCAGTAACCAGCTAACAGGTTCTTTGCCTCAAGAGATCAAGGGGCTCGAAAATGTTGCCGCTGCTGATTTTTCTCACAATCATTTGTCTGGAAGCATCCCAGATTCAATTGGAAGCTGGAAGAGTTTGGAGAGGTTATTCATGGAAAATAATATGTTCTCTGGAGTCATTCCAGCTACTCTAGGCGACGTGAAGGGTTTGGAGATCCTTGACCTCTCTTCGAACCAAATATCAGGCATAATACCCAATAATCTTGAAAACTTGCAGGCCCTTCACTTGTTGAACCTCTCATTCAACGACCTTGAAGGACTTCTTCCTAAGGAAGGAGCCTTTATAAATCTCTCTAGAATTCACGTGGAAGGGAATTCGAAGCTCTGCCTGGATCTAACTTGTTGGAACAATCAACATCGGAAAAGAACATCCACTGCAATTTATATTGTCATTGCCAGCATAGCCACAGTTGCAGTATGCTCAGTGATAGCAGTTTTGCTGTGtgtgaggaaaagaaaagggaaaattatGCCAAGGGCAGATTCAATTAAGCTTCAGCATCCCACAATCACTTATAGAGAGCTTCGTAAAGCAACTGGGAGTTTTGACACTGGAAATCTGATAGGGAAGGGCAGTTTTGGGTCAGTCTACAAAGgtgaacttggagatgggactGTTGTTGCAGTGAAGGTGCTTGACATCGAGAAGTACGGATCCTGGAAGAGTTTTTTGGCTGAATGTGAGGCTTTGAAGAACGTAAGGCATCGGAATCTTATTAAACTCGTCACCTCATGCTCAAGTATAGATGTTAAGGGTTTCCAATTTGTGGCTTTGGTTTATGATTACATGCATAATGGGAGCTTGGAAGAATGGATTAAGGGAAGCAAAAGGCGATTAGATGGAGGCTTGTTGAATATTTTGGAGAGGTTAAATGTGGCAATCGATGTTGCTTGCGCTGTGGATTACCTGCACCATGACTGTGAAATTCCAGTAGTGCACTGTGATTTGAAACCAAGTAATGTGCTTTTTGACAAAGACATGACTGCAAAGGTGGGAGACTTCGGTTTGGCTAAATTGCTGGCAGAGAGAGGAGCTGACCAACAGCCAATAACTTGCACAGGTGGCCTCAGGGGCTCTATAGGATACATTCCTCCAG AATATGGTTTAGGATTGCGGCCATCAACTCCGGGAGATGTTTACAGCTATGGAGTTATGCTGCTGGAGCTGTTCACAGGGAAGAGCCCAACACACGAAATCTTTTCTGGAGGTTCAAGCATAATCAAGTGGGTGGAATCAGCTTTTCCTGCTAGCATAGAACAAGTAGTGGACCCTGAGCTGTTCACAGGGAAGAGCCCAACACATGAATGCTTGATTACTATCCTTGGTGTCGGGCTATCCTGTACGGTTGATTCTCCTGATCGGAGAACTAACATGAGGGAGTCTCTTCTCAAACTGAAAACGGCTAGAGACACTCTTCTCAAACCACCGCTTGACCACAAACCAGATCTTGACTTGGAAGCTGGAATTGGCAGTAGCGCAGCATGA